The Chryseobacterium sp. JV274 sequence ATTTCTTTCAAATTGGGATAAACTTAAAAAAGATTCCTTTACAATATAGTAGATGTTAAATAATATCTGGTAAATTCTTTATTGTCCTGAAAATTATTTCAACAGTTGGCTCTTACAAAGTAATTAATAATCTTCTAAAATACTAGATGCCAGCTACCAATTCCTTAAGTTTTTGCATGTTAGGATCTTTTTCGATAGGATTAATATCATTGAAAGAATTTTGTGACAATGTTTGATTCAAAATTTTTACTTTTTGAAGCATAGGTACAACATATTTTAAAAAGTGATTAAAGTGCTCAGAAACATCGGAATATTTCGTAGCAAGTTTGTAACCAGGTTTTCCTGAATGGCTTACAATAAATAATCCTTCATATCTAAGATCTCTTATTAAGGTTCTAATTCTTTCATTTTTTATGTTTGGAAAGAAATTATTAAGATAGATTAGTAATTCTCTTGTTGATACTAAGCGATTAGGGTTTAACTCAGACTGAAATCTAAGATATTCTAATAGCCTTGCTTTTTCCTTGCTTTTCTCACTTTTTGAAGAGTCAAAAAACTTTTCTATCAGCTGATAGTTCATTTTCATAATTTGCCTATCAAGTTCAGGCTTATTCTCTATTTCTTTCGTAATATAGCTTTCAAAAGGAAAGTAAGAAATTGACGTTCTTGCATGCAGCAGGTTAAACAGTTCAATGTATTGTTTATCAAAGTGGCTTGTGCAAAATACTTTTCCTAAACAGCCAGAGATAAAATCAGCAATTTGTATCAGTTTTTCATCTTTGTCATCAAATATCTCAAAATTCCTGTCAGGGTTAAATAAATCACGACTTATGCTTTTCTTTCTCACATAATCTTGGAGTTCAATTTTAAATTCTTCTCCAACCTTATCTGCATTAATTGAATAGCTCTCATATATATTATTATATTTTTCAACAAATAAAGACTGGAAATATTTGTAAAATGTTTTTTTAATCTTCAGTCCATCACCAGATAAATTAGACTTATCAACGACCATTACGTCCACAACAAAATCTAACTTTTCAAGAAATTCGATTAAAATATCTTTTCTCTTTTTAAAGTTTTTACTTTTAATATTCTTTGATTTTAAATCATCACCTAATCTATATTTGAAGCATATTTCTTTTAGAATTTTTCTTGCTTTTTCTGTGTCAGTTTCTTTGATGATGACAGATGTGTAGATAAAATGTGAAAATGTACCTTTTTTGGATAGATCAAGGTGTGTATTACCAAATTCGTCAATAAAAATTTTAGCGGGAATCATCAGTTTAAGTGATTTTTATATATGTAGATAGTAAAGTTACGGATACAATTTGTATATGCAAGGGTAAAGAATTTTTTTACGGTGCTTTAAAATTAAAATTCCTGTTATAAGTTTTTTGTGTAGTAGTTCTCACTAATTTTTATTCTTTTCTTATTTTAGCATAAAATTATAATGTTACATAGTGATATCTATGTAATTTAAGAAATAAAGACAAACTACCATGACCTTTCTAGAGCTAGCTCAATCCATATTAAAAGAAGAAAAGAAACCATTGACAGCCACTGAGATTTGGAACTTTGCTGTCGAAAAAGGATATAATACAAAATTAAATTCACAGGGAAAGACTCCATGGTCAACATTAGGAGCTCAGATCTATGTGAATAGCAAAGATAATCCGAAATCAGTTTTTGCTAAAACGGATTCAAGACCTAAAAGATTTTATTTAAAATCAATGGAAGGGGTGTTAGAAGATTATGAAAATACAATTCCTGAAGATCTGCCACCACTGAAAAAAAAGAAGTTTGATTTTTTAGAAAAGGATCTTCATAAGTACCTAAGCTACTTCGTTTATTATCATTTGAATTGTTATACCAAAACAATAAGGCATCATATTTCTAGTAAGAAAGAGTTTGGAGAATGGGTACATCCTGATATGGTAGGGTGCTACTATCGGATGCAGGACTGGAAACAAGAAATCAATGAATTTAGCAGGGCTGTTGGTGTAAATTCAGTCGTTTTATATTCATTTGAAATTAAAAGAGAGTTGAGTTTTGCTAACTTAAGAGAAAGTTTCTTTCAATGTGTTTCTAACTCTTCTTGGGCAAATGAGTCTTATTTGGTGGCTGCCAGAATATCAGAAGATGAAGATTTTATGAATGAATTGTCTAGGTTAGCTGCTTCCTTTGGTATTGGTGTGATAGAGCTTGATCTTGAAGATCCACATTCCTCAGACGTGATTCTTCCAGCAAAATATAAGAAAGATTTGGACTTTGAAACAATGAATAAACTAGCTATGAATAATGATTTTAAGGACTTTATTGAAACTGTTAAGATCGATTTAACGAGTAAGAAGATTCATAAGAAGGAATATGATGTTGTTGAGAAGATTGAGAATTTGTAATTGTTTAGTTTTTAGCTAACTAATATTTGCTGTACAGATAAATCTATGTAAATACTAAAACAATTAGTATTGAGCTCTAACCTTTCGTATCTTTGAAAGTTAGTATTAAACAAAATAAAAGACGATAAATAAAGATGAGGTTATCTGAGTTTTTAAAGGATTCTAATTATAAATTATCTCAGTTTGAAGGAGATATGATCAGCAAAATTGAAGATTCTATTTTTTTAATTAAATCTAAGATAACATTAATAGGATGGCATCATAATTAAACTAAACCATACTTCATAGAATATTATGACTAAAATTGCCAACGTACTAATCAAAAACATTAAAGAAATAAATTCAATAAAATAAAAAATGAGTTTACTACAAGAAGGAATCAATAAAGGTTTGATTTCCATTTCAGAAGATCAAAAAACTATAAAATATTTATTCCAAGATAAATCAAGAAATTTTTCAAATCCTGAAGAAAAAGTTCAAGCAGAGATTTTTCTACGTTTGGTGCTAGAGTATGGTTATCCTGTGGAACATATAGAACAATTCAGGATGGTTACAATGGGATCTGATAAGAGAGAAGCAGATATTATAGTTCATGAAGATAAAAATTGGGATAGTCCTAAAATTATCGTTGAGTGTAAAGAACAAAAAGTTTCTCAACAGGAATTCAACCAAGCCGTAAATCAAGGATTTAGCTATGCAAATGCACTTTCTGGAACTATCAAATATATTTGGGTCACTTCAGAGTTATTAAACTCAATATATCGCTTTAATAAAGAAAAGGATCTTCGCGAAGAGTTACCAGATTTACCACATTATGGGTCAGATGAAGTTGCTCCATATCAATTTGTTAAAGGTGGTGGGGTTCACGAATATGTTGATAATAAAGACGGAAAGAAAAAAAAACAAATTTTCAAAGAATTAAAAACTGTTTCTGAAGAAGAGTTAACCCGTCGTTTTAAACAAGCACATGATGCTTTATGGGCGGGTGGTCAACTAAATCCTTCTGAAGCATTTGATGAATTGGATAAATTAATCTTTTGCAAAATTTGGGATGAGCGGTATAATGTTGAAGGTGGACAATTAAAAAGAAGAAGAAAAGGAGAAGTTTATCAGTTCCAAATTATTATTGAAAAAGGAAAAAACAAAGATGAAATAGAATACAACACCAATAAATCACTTGCTAAAAGAATAAAAGCAATTTATAGTGCAGGTAAAAATTTTGATAAAGAAGTTTTTAAAGATGATATTCGATTAAGTGATGAGCGGATTCGTACAATTACAAACTATTTGCAAGAAATAAATCTTAATGAAACAGATTTAGATAGTAAGGGGCGTGCTTTCGAAACTTTTATGGGATCATTTTTTAGAGGTGAGTTCGGACAATATTTTACACCTAGGGTTATTGTACAATTTATAGTTGAAGCCTTGCCAATTAAAAATACTTCTTTAGTATTAGACACCTCTTGCGGTAGTGGTGGTTTCTTGCTTCATGCATTAGATAAAGTTAGAAGACAAGCTGACTTAGAGTTTCCCGAACATAAAGATGATAAGGACGATTATAATGGTTGGCATGATTACTGGCATAATTTCGCAGAGAAAAACCTATATGGTATTGAAATAAATGAACAGATTGCCAGAACTGCAAAAATGAATATGATTATCCATGATGATGGTCACACAAATGTTGTGGCTGTTGATGGACTCGTGAATGATTCAGATATTTTCAAATTCACCAGTAATAAAGGATTCAAGTATAATAAATTTGATTTTATTATCACCAACCCACCTTTTGGCAGTGCTATAAAGCAAAACGAAAAAGCATACCTTAAAAAGTATTTCTTGGGTAACAAACAACCTGATTGGCTCGATCTTAAAAAATCTAATACTTTTAGTAAAGTGGAATTAGATGATGATTTGGAAAATAAATTGAAGCTTGAAACTCGTAATAATCAAAGTACAGAAGTTTTATTTATTGAGCAATGTTACAATTTCCTTGCTCCAAATGGATTTTTAGCTATTGTTATACCGGATGGTATTTTAACAAATAGTTCTCTACAATATGTACGTGATGCAATAGAAGATTGGTACCGTATTGTCTCTGTCGTTTCCATGCCTCAAACTGCTTTTGCTGCCACAGGCGCAGGGGTGAAAAGTTCGGTGGTTTTTCTACGTAAACATAAAGTTAATCAGACGGAATATTTACGAGACAAAAAAGTAGAAATTCAAAACCAGCTGTTGACAAAATTTCAGTATAAGGAAACAATTGAGCGTTGGGAAAATGAGAAAAAACAAGTCATCAAAGATTTAGAAGGTTTTTCAAATAGGACTGGTTTGGTGAGTATGAAAGCTATTAAAGATAGTGAGGAATTTAAAGAATGGAAATCAGAAATCAATCAACAATTTGCAGATAAGATAGCAGATTTAAAAGAGCAATTAAATGAAGCCTATCAAGAGGCTCGTGCTAATGAGTTGCCTGACTACCCAATTTTAATGGCTATTGCTGATAATATTGGTTTTGATGCTGCAGGGAAACGTTCAGCAAATTTAGTCTCAAAAGAAGAAATTATACAAGGTGCATACAAAGATATTATTGAACATCTTTCGCATGATTTGTTTGATGAAATAGTAACTCGCCGTTACGATATCCATGACGATAAAGATGAAATAAGTACTAAAAAAACTATTTTAGAAAAAGGGATTTTAAAAGCAGTTTCTCAATTTATAAAAGACATAGAGAATGGAACAGTATAAATTGGAAGAATCACTAGATACAAAGAAAGTTTTTTTGATAAAACGCTCTAAATTGGAGAATGTGATTGACTCTAATTTTTATACACCTTTCTTTGTTGAATTGATTAAGAAATTAGAAAATTCAACTACTAGTAAATTCATTAAATTAAGCAAAGTATTATCAAAGGTTACTGATGGATCACATCATTCGCCAGAAAGTAATTTTATTTATACTAAAAATTATATTACTGTAAAAGATTTAAATGATGATGGCGAAATTGATTTGATAAATTGTTTGAAAATTTCTGATAAAGATTTTTCACAATTAGTGAAAAATGGCTGCCAACCTAGTATTAATGATATCTTATTTTCTAAAGATGGCACGATAGGTAAGACGCATTTAGTTAAAGAAAATAATTTTGTAGTATTATCATCTCTCGCAATTTTGACCCCTAAACCAGATAAGGTTTTACCTCAATATTTGGAGTATATCTTAAAAAGTAATATTGTTATCCATTTAATAAAGCGATCTATGGGTGGATCGGCATTAAAAAGGATTATATTAAAAAATATAAGTGATCTAAAAGTTCCTATTCCTTCAAAAGAAATCCAACAACAAATTGTAGACATTTATAATAGTGCTTACACTCAAAAACAAGCCAAAGAAGTTGAAGCCAAAGACTTATTAGCAAGTATAGATAGTTATTTGTTAAATGAGTTAGGCATTACTTTACCTGTAAAAAATAGCAGTTTAGAAGCTCGTATTTTTACGACTATGTTTAGTGATATATCTGGCGGTAGATTTGATCCTAAATTGTATGATAGAACAACCACAGATTTAAAACAAGCAATCAAAAATATAGATAGAACAAAGTTTACAACTAAAAGACTGAAAGATATTTTGGTAGAAAGTGTTGCAGGTGATTGGGGGATTGAAAATGAAGGAATTGATATAGAAGGTTATAAAAAATGTTTGGTAATAAGGGCAACAGAGTTTAATAATGATTATAATTTAACTCTTGATAATTCTAGGGTAAAATATAGACTAATAAAGGAGGAAAAATTATCTAAACTAAATATTAAAGAAGGAGATTTGTTAATTGAGAAGTCAGGAGGAAGTCCAGATCAACCAGTCGGTAGAATTGCTTTAATAACTAATGATTATCTAGATAAAGGAGCCTTAGCTTTTAGTAATTTTATTCATAAAATTACCGTCGATGAAACAGTAGTAAATTCAAATTATTTATTTTCATTTTTAAAAACAGTTTATAATATCAAATTGACAGAAGCTATGCAGAGTCAAACCAATGGGATCCGCAATTTGATAATGTCAGCATATTTAAATCAGAATATTGTTCTTCCCATTGATTCAAATGGAAATATTGATTTAAACAAACAGATAAAGATTGCAGATTTTATTGTAGAAATCCGTTCCAAATCAAGAAAATTACGACAAGAGGCAAATTCAATTTTAGAAAAAGCAAAACAAGAAGTAGAACAAATTATATTAGGATAACAAAACTAAACCAAATTAAACAAATGATAATCCGAGGAATTTTAGATAGATCATTAAGTAGCCAAATTTGTATTAGGGGCTTTGCTCCAATTAAAGAGCTAGCAAGGATATCTATTGCAGATTACAGCTATCAGAGAAACCCAATATATGCACAACAGCAAGAGATCGCTACATTTTTAGATAATGAGGAATTTTTATTTTTTCCAGAAGTAATTTTAAGTCTCAAACTTAGAAAGGATTTAACTAGTCTCAAACCGAAAGACTCAAGACTTGGTGCAGTTGCTGAATTGGAATTAACTTCAAAATTTACTTCAAACATTGATAGGTTTTCTTTAAAAATAAAGAAACAAAAGTATACATCAGTTAATGATGTACGTAACAAAGATTCATTGGATCTCGTTGAGCTACTATTAGATGATGATTATCTAGCTGATTTAATCAAAAAAGGGAAACATCCATTTCATCGTATAGATGGTAACCATAGGTTAAAGGCGGCTGAAGTTGCAACCAGCGGTAAAGTGAAAGAGATGATTTGTCCATTTTGCATTATTTTAAATGATGTATTAATTCAAGAAGAATTTGATCAAGATGGAAATAGTAAAAAAGTTGAAAATAACTCAAATCAAAAATTTGATAAGGTTGTATTTCACAACATCAATACAAAAACAATTCCTCTAACATCGGAAGAAAATTTAAAAGTAATTATTGATGATGAATATAATTTTCAAGATCAATATTTAAGAGACAAATTTGGTTGGGAGTATTTTGCGACTAGAAAAATCTATAAAGATTTACCTGAAAACATAAAAGACGTATATCCAAATTTGGGAGAATTGTTTGTGAAAAATCCTCGAACATTTACGATTGGATTAGTTAATCTGCTACTTGAGAAAAAAGAAATTTCAAAATCAGAGAAAAGTATCAAGAACCTGAAAGAAAGTTTTAGTAAAATTAATCAGATCTTTGGTAATGATGAACTGTTGAAAAATTTAGATGGTTTCGAAATTACCATAGCATGCGTTTATCTACAAATATCAAGAGCTGCAAATGTTAAATTGTTTATCAATTGGGTGAAGAATAACCAAATTTATAATCTTAAGGGGATCAATCCAAAATCGTTAATTGATATTTATTCAAATATTGCCGAAGCTAAGAAGAAAGAAATATTTGTTTCGATGGCATTTTCTAACGAAACAAAATCTCATTATGATGCAATTAAAAAAGCAACTGAAGAGATCAATAACACATATGATTTAGAAATTAAACTGCGAGAATTGCGAATAGATAAATTTGAAGCAGGATATTCATATGATATCAATGATGAGATTTTGAAGAAGATAGAAGAGTCTGGATTGTTGATAGTTGATATTTCTAAACATAATGGTAATGTTTATCATGAATTGGGTTATATGATGGGGTTAAATCAAGCAAAAGGATTAAATCAAGAGAATTTCATTATAATAAAAAGCAATGATCCAAAATTTAAAGATGATAAAGTGGGGTTTAACTTAACAAGCATTAAGCAGTTAAGATTTGATGATACTCTACAATTAGTAGATATGTTAAAGGAAAGCTTAAAGAAATACTACAATTTAATTTAGGTTATGTCTAAATCTAGATCAAAAAAATAGCTAAGAAAACCATATTTACAGTTTTATCTATTGCGAACGATAATGATAACAAAATAAGAGAAACCGTAAAATTTCATGAATACGAGAGTCAAGTTTTGAAAAAACAGGTTAAATAATTTAGAAATAAGTTCACCAGTTTTAAACTGATACTACAAAGAAATTGATAAGTAAATACAAATCCTAAATTTTAATTTAGGATTTTCTCTTATTTTTATTCTTAAACTCTTTTTGTAAACGATCAATTTCTAATTCTATTTTTTTCAATTCTTTTGCGTCCAATTTTGTGAAAAGAGAAAATATATCAATGTCTAAAAAGTTGCTAAGTTTTACGATATTTTCAATTGTTGGATTTGTCAATCCTCTCTCAATTCTACCTACATGATCTTTAGAAATATTTAATTCCAATCCTAACTGGAATTGGGATAATTCTCTCCTTAATCTATAGACTTGAATTAATTTACCAATTTGAAACTTTAAATCTTCTACCTGCCATTTATACATGTAGTAAATTTTGATCTTTTAAATACTTTTCATGAAGATATATATGTCTTCTATTGTTTTTTTATTATATTTGTAAGATAAGTTACAGATAATGTAACTTTGCGATACTTCAACGAAATATTAGAAGCTATTGCTTAGAATCTCGAAGCAGAAAACTGGTAATTTTCAAATAACAACGAGATGATAGGCTTGAAGCTCACGACCTAGGCGTGGGCTCTCTTATCTGTTGTTATGGGTATACCAGTGCCTCTGCTCGGATAATGTAGAGTTCCCATGCCATTTTATTTCATGCTGTTCGCTTTATCTCTACATTAAAATCTAAGCCCGCTTACAACATAAGTATCAGAGTGCACGATACAATAGGAGGGTACAGCCTATTGTGGCTTTTTAAGCTTACACGGGACACAGATTTCATTCATATTAAATTCTTTCCGGTGCCCTAAAGGTCACTGATTGCAGAACCTCACCAGTCCTTTTTCATACCAAAG is a genomic window containing:
- a CDS encoding DUF3800 domain-containing protein, whose amino-acid sequence is MIPAKIFIDEFGNTHLDLSKKGTFSHFIYTSVIIKETDTEKARKILKEICFKYRLGDDLKSKNIKSKNFKKRKDILIEFLEKLDFVVDVMVVDKSNLSGDGLKIKKTFYKYFQSLFVEKYNNIYESYSINADKVGEEFKIELQDYVRKKSISRDLFNPDRNFEIFDDKDEKLIQIADFISGCLGKVFCTSHFDKQYIELFNLLHARTSISYFPFESYITKEIENKPELDRQIMKMNYQLIEKFFDSSKSEKSKEKARLLEYLRFQSELNPNRLVSTRELLIYLNNFFPNIKNERIRTLIRDLRYEGLFIVSHSGKPGYKLATKYSDVSEHFNHFLKYVVPMLQKVKILNQTLSQNSFNDINPIEKDPNMQKLKELVAGI
- a CDS encoding helix-turn-helix domain-containing protein — its product is MYKWQVEDLKFQIGKLIQVYRLRRELSQFQLGLELNISKDHVGRIERGLTNPTIENIVKLSNFLDIDIFSLFTKLDAKELKKIELEIDRLQKEFKNKNKRKS
- a CDS encoding COG2958 family protein, with the protein product MTFLELAQSILKEEKKPLTATEIWNFAVEKGYNTKLNSQGKTPWSTLGAQIYVNSKDNPKSVFAKTDSRPKRFYLKSMEGVLEDYENTIPEDLPPLKKKKFDFLEKDLHKYLSYFVYYHLNCYTKTIRHHISSKKEFGEWVHPDMVGCYYRMQDWKQEINEFSRAVGVNSVVLYSFEIKRELSFANLRESFFQCVSNSSWANESYLVAARISEDEDFMNELSRLAASFGIGVIELDLEDPHSSDVILPAKYKKDLDFETMNKLAMNNDFKDFIETVKIDLTSKKIHKKEYDVVEKIENL
- a CDS encoding restriction endonuclease subunit S, with the protein product MEQYKLEESLDTKKVFLIKRSKLENVIDSNFYTPFFVELIKKLENSTTSKFIKLSKVLSKVTDGSHHSPESNFIYTKNYITVKDLNDDGEIDLINCLKISDKDFSQLVKNGCQPSINDILFSKDGTIGKTHLVKENNFVVLSSLAILTPKPDKVLPQYLEYILKSNIVIHLIKRSMGGSALKRIILKNISDLKVPIPSKEIQQQIVDIYNSAYTQKQAKEVEAKDLLASIDSYLLNELGITLPVKNSSLEARIFTTMFSDISGGRFDPKLYDRTTTDLKQAIKNIDRTKFTTKRLKDILVESVAGDWGIENEGIDIEGYKKCLVIRATEFNNDYNLTLDNSRVKYRLIKEEKLSKLNIKEGDLLIEKSGGSPDQPVGRIALITNDYLDKGALAFSNFIHKITVDETVVNSNYLFSFLKTVYNIKLTEAMQSQTNGIRNLIMSAYLNQNIVLPIDSNGNIDLNKQIKIADFIVEIRSKSRKLRQEANSILEKAKQEVEQIILG
- a CDS encoding restriction endonuclease subunit M, giving the protein MSLLQEGINKGLISISEDQKTIKYLFQDKSRNFSNPEEKVQAEIFLRLVLEYGYPVEHIEQFRMVTMGSDKREADIIVHEDKNWDSPKIIVECKEQKVSQQEFNQAVNQGFSYANALSGTIKYIWVTSELLNSIYRFNKEKDLREELPDLPHYGSDEVAPYQFVKGGGVHEYVDNKDGKKKKQIFKELKTVSEEELTRRFKQAHDALWAGGQLNPSEAFDELDKLIFCKIWDERYNVEGGQLKRRRKGEVYQFQIIIEKGKNKDEIEYNTNKSLAKRIKAIYSAGKNFDKEVFKDDIRLSDERIRTITNYLQEINLNETDLDSKGRAFETFMGSFFRGEFGQYFTPRVIVQFIVEALPIKNTSLVLDTSCGSGGFLLHALDKVRRQADLEFPEHKDDKDDYNGWHDYWHNFAEKNLYGIEINEQIARTAKMNMIIHDDGHTNVVAVDGLVNDSDIFKFTSNKGFKYNKFDFIITNPPFGSAIKQNEKAYLKKYFLGNKQPDWLDLKKSNTFSKVELDDDLENKLKLETRNNQSTEVLFIEQCYNFLAPNGFLAIVIPDGILTNSSLQYVRDAIEDWYRIVSVVSMPQTAFAATGAGVKSSVVFLRKHKVNQTEYLRDKKVEIQNQLLTKFQYKETIERWENEKKQVIKDLEGFSNRTGLVSMKAIKDSEEFKEWKSEINQQFADKIADLKEQLNEAYQEARANELPDYPILMAIADNIGFDAAGKRSANLVSKEEIIQGAYKDIIEHLSHDLFDEIVTRRYDIHDDKDEISTKKTILEKGILKAVSQFIKDIENGTV